In Ovis canadensis isolate MfBH-ARS-UI-01 breed Bighorn chromosome 3, ARS-UI_OviCan_v2, whole genome shotgun sequence, one DNA window encodes the following:
- the LOC138931518 gene encoding protein transport protein Sec61 subunit beta-like isoform X1 yields the protein MRDLSYVILRRAFFKKKPKIKIFALKQLKQILLLFSHFLFYPQKPQTVEHPQMTKGGLSVSCPMVRTQFTSAPCHPPVFNMPGPAPSGTNVGSSGRSPSKAVAARAAGSTVRQRKNTSCGARSPGRTTSAGIGAMWRFYAEDSPGLKAGPVPVLVMSLLLIASVFMLHIWGKYTHS from the exons ATGCGTGATCTTTCGTATGTAATTCTTAGAAgagctttctttaaaaagaaaccaaaaataaagatCTTTGCCTTGAAACAGCTAAAACAaatcctgttgttgtttagtcactttcTCTTCTATCCCCAGAAACCCCAAACAGTGGAGCATCCTCAGATGACGAAAGGAGGACTTTCAGTCTCCTGCCCCATGGTGAGGACACAG TTCACTTCAGCTCCCTGCCACCCTCCTGTCTTCAACATGCCTGGCCCGGCCCCCAGTGGCACTAACGTGGGCTCCTCAGGGCGCTCTCCCAGCAAAGCAGTGGCGGCCCGGGCGGCGGGATCCACCGTCCGGCAGAGGAAGAACACCAGCTGTGGAGCAAGGAGCCCAGGCCGTACGACCTCAGCCGGCATTGGGGCGATGTGGCGATTCTACGCAGAGGATTCACCAGGGCTCAAAGCGGGCCCTGTTCCAGTATTGGTTATGAGTCTTCTGCTCATCGCTTCTGTGTTTATGTTGCACATTTGGGGCAAGTACACTCATTCATAG
- the LOC138931518 gene encoding protein transport protein Sec61 subunit beta-like isoform X2 codes for MTKGGLSVSCPMFTSAPCHPPVFNMPGPAPSGTNVGSSGRSPSKAVAARAAGSTVRQRKNTSCGARSPGRTTSAGIGAMWRFYAEDSPGLKAGPVPVLVMSLLLIASVFMLHIWGKYTHS; via the exons ATGACGAAAGGAGGACTTTCAGTCTCCTGCCCCATG TTCACTTCAGCTCCCTGCCACCCTCCTGTCTTCAACATGCCTGGCCCGGCCCCCAGTGGCACTAACGTGGGCTCCTCAGGGCGCTCTCCCAGCAAAGCAGTGGCGGCCCGGGCGGCGGGATCCACCGTCCGGCAGAGGAAGAACACCAGCTGTGGAGCAAGGAGCCCAGGCCGTACGACCTCAGCCGGCATTGGGGCGATGTGGCGATTCTACGCAGAGGATTCACCAGGGCTCAAAGCGGGCCCTGTTCCAGTATTGGTTATGAGTCTTCTGCTCATCGCTTCTGTGTTTATGTTGCACATTTGGGGCAAGTACACTCATTCATAG